In one Candidatus Nanopelagicus limnes genomic region, the following are encoded:
- a CDS encoding histidine phosphatase family protein, with protein MAQVIHFVRHGEVHNPEKILYGLQPGWKLSERGNQMAQVIAQWSKDLNLGAIHASPLQRAQETVAPIVKSHNLQLTTDKNLIEASNIFEGEKFELGSGVLKHPKSWRYLYNPWRPSWGEPYDQIINRMLKALFAARDAAGGKDGICVSHQLPIWILRSAVEGRRLLHDPRKRECTLASVTSFELDNKGMVSGVSYSEPARHLLPQK; from the coding sequence ATGGCTCAAGTAATTCACTTCGTAAGACATGGTGAGGTTCACAATCCAGAAAAGATTCTTTATGGACTTCAACCGGGGTGGAAACTAAGTGAACGCGGTAATCAAATGGCGCAAGTAATTGCGCAGTGGTCAAAGGATCTAAATCTTGGGGCAATTCATGCGTCGCCATTGCAGCGAGCTCAAGAAACAGTTGCACCAATAGTTAAGTCACACAATTTACAACTAACTACAGATAAAAATTTAATTGAAGCTAGTAATATTTTTGAAGGCGAGAAGTTTGAATTAGGAAGTGGTGTTTTAAAGCATCCTAAATCTTGGCGTTATTTATATAACCCTTGGCGGCCATCTTGGGGTGAGCCATATGACCAAATAATAAATAGAATGTTAAAAGCTTTGTTTGCTGCACGTGATGCAGCAGGCGGCAAGGATGGGATCTGTGTTTCTCATCAGTTACCAATCTGGATATTGCGTAGCGCTGTTGAAGGCAGAAGGCTTCTTCATGATCCAAGAAAACGTGAGTGCACGCTGGCCTCAGTAACATCTTTTGAATTAGATAATAAAGGAATGGTTAGTGGTGTTTCTTACTCAGAACCAGCAAGACATTTACTTCCTCAAAAATAA
- the ccsB gene encoding c-type cytochrome biogenesis protein CcsB, whose protein sequence is MSDNSAAILSNNLIYSAMVFYTLAFFAHAVEVAWSVKTPAKSVKKTKLDFSRTDRIGRLASAFMVLGFLLLLPGDIFRGVSANRVPWGNMYEFSITGALAFSAAYLIALKKYKLRWLGLPVSLSVLLTLGTAVTLLYRPSAPLMPALKSPWLVIHVSAAIISGGVFLLANCIAATYLILDRYEQKGLRPVWAEKLPSLETLDNLSYRLVALVFPLWTFSVIAGAIWAEAAWGRYWGWDPKETWAFITWVAYAAYLHARVTIGWRGRKAAWLCLLAGSTFLFNYIYINVWGTGRHTYSGL, encoded by the coding sequence ATGAGCGATAACTCCGCTGCAATCTTGTCTAATAATTTAATTTACTCTGCCATGGTTTTTTACACATTAGCATTTTTTGCCCATGCTGTTGAAGTTGCATGGTCAGTTAAAACTCCAGCTAAGTCGGTAAAGAAAACAAAGCTTGATTTCTCACGAACAGATCGAATTGGCCGGCTCGCTTCAGCATTCATGGTTTTGGGATTCTTACTTCTGCTGCCTGGCGATATCTTTAGGGGAGTTTCTGCAAACAGAGTTCCATGGGGCAATATGTATGAGTTCTCTATAACTGGCGCGTTAGCTTTTAGCGCGGCGTATTTAATTGCCTTAAAGAAATATAAATTGCGTTGGTTGGGTTTACCGGTTTCACTTTCAGTTCTACTTACTTTAGGAACTGCTGTTACCTTGCTTTATCGTCCAAGTGCGCCACTGATGCCAGCCTTAAAATCACCATGGTTAGTAATCCATGTGTCAGCTGCAATTATCTCTGGTGGCGTATTTCTTCTTGCAAACTGTATTGCAGCAACATACTTAATTTTAGATAGATATGAGCAAAAAGGGTTGCGCCCAGTTTGGGCAGAAAAATTACCTTCCTTAGAAACTTTAGATAATCTCTCATACCGATTAGTTGCATTGGTATTTCCACTTTGGACATTTTCAGTTATTGCCGGTGCAATCTGGGCTGAAGCTGCCTGGGGTCGTTACTGGGGTTGGGATCCAAAAGAAACTTGGGCGTTTATAACTTGGGTTGCTTACGCTGCCTATTTACATGCCCGCGTAACAATTGGTTGGCGTGGAAGAAAAGCGGCGTGGTTATGTTTGTTAGCTGGATCAACTTTCTTATTTAATTATATTTATATAAATGTATGGGGCACTGGCCGACATACATACTCTGGCTTATAG
- a CDS encoding M20/M25/M40 family metallo-hydrolase yields MTALSDIQRLVECESPTEDLAACHQVIDTAIEIASKVLTFKAEKIVENGRPIFWWGAKNPKILLLCHLDTVWPKGTFTPTWQVNGDKASGPGVFDMKCGFIQAMHSLVGITDAQNKIALVATTDEETGSATSKDLIERLSKGADAVLVFEASLDGKVKTGRKGTAMYQIKVTGLASHAGLEPEKGINATTEIAKIVLQIAALENPEFGTTAVPTVMKSGTTTNTVPALATLDVDVRSFTNAELARIDKSIRNLKSDVAKVEVTGGINRPPLEESSTMALYEKLEKVAASLGVAKVGNASVGGASDGNLAAAAGAKVLDGLGADGHGAHAPSEYIKISTIEPRIKLTNAFLIELLK; encoded by the coding sequence ATGACCGCACTCTCTGATATCCAGCGCCTAGTTGAATGCGAGTCACCAACTGAGGATTTAGCAGCCTGTCATCAAGTTATTGATACTGCCATTGAAATTGCTAGCAAAGTTCTAACTTTTAAAGCTGAAAAAATTGTTGAAAATGGTCGGCCGATTTTTTGGTGGGGTGCTAAGAATCCAAAAATTCTTTTACTTTGCCACTTAGATACAGTCTGGCCGAAGGGAACATTTACGCCAACTTGGCAGGTTAATGGCGACAAGGCAAGTGGTCCTGGTGTATTTGATATGAAATGTGGCTTCATTCAAGCAATGCACTCATTAGTTGGAATCACAGATGCTCAAAACAAGATTGCTTTAGTTGCAACAACTGATGAAGAGACTGGCAGTGCTACATCAAAAGATTTAATTGAGCGTTTATCAAAAGGTGCGGATGCTGTCCTAGTTTTTGAAGCATCACTTGATGGCAAAGTAAAAACCGGGCGCAAAGGAACTGCGATGTATCAAATTAAAGTTACTGGACTTGCCTCCCATGCTGGCCTTGAACCTGAAAAGGGAATTAACGCTACAACTGAAATTGCAAAAATAGTTTTACAGATTGCTGCATTAGAAAATCCAGAGTTTGGAACAACTGCAGTGCCAACTGTGATGAAATCAGGAACCACCACCAATACAGTTCCAGCACTTGCGACATTAGATGTAGATGTTCGATCTTTTACAAATGCTGAGCTGGCACGAATTGATAAATCTATTCGTAATCTAAAAAGTGATGTGGCAAAGGTTGAAGTAACTGGTGGAATAAATCGACCACCGTTAGAGGAAAGTAGCACCATGGCACTTTATGAAAAATTGGAAAAGGTTGCCGCCTCACTCGGTGTTGCAAAAGTTGGCAATGCCAGCGTTGGTGGTGCAAGTGATGGAAACCTTGCAGCTGCAGCAGGTGCCAAAGTATTAGATGGCTTAGGTGCTGATGGACATGGCGCTCACGCCCCAAGTGAATACATAAAGATTTCTACAATCGAGCCAAGAATAAAATTAACCAATGCCTTTCTTATCGAGTTGTTGAAATGA
- a CDS encoding 1,4-dihydroxy-2-naphthoate polyprenyltransferase codes for MNKWIVGARVKTLPAAVAPVLIGTSYAEKINWGNALLALVVSLFLQIAVNFANDYSDGVRGTDTHRIGPVRLVASGLASASSVKRAALISCLIAAIAGLVLTVNISPWLLAVGAAAIWAAWGYTGGKKPYGYFGFGELSVFIFFGLVATVGSYYIQTEQFNWQIFLLSMPVGTLSCAILAINNLRDLPQDKLVGKRTMAVRIGEKNTRVFFMLLLFTAQLTALAAAGINAWALITLICAPITYRVVKQVLNGAVGSDLIEVLSKTAKLQLLMAILLAAALAI; via the coding sequence ATGAATAAATGGATAGTGGGCGCAAGAGTTAAGACCCTGCCTGCAGCTGTTGCGCCAGTTTTGATTGGAACCTCTTATGCTGAAAAGATTAATTGGGGCAACGCACTCCTAGCTCTTGTTGTTTCATTATTTTTACAAATTGCAGTTAATTTTGCTAACGATTACTCAGATGGAGTTCGCGGGACTGATACTCACCGAATTGGCCCAGTTCGACTTGTGGCATCCGGATTAGCAAGTGCTAGTTCTGTGAAGCGGGCAGCATTAATCTCTTGTTTAATTGCAGCAATTGCTGGTTTGGTTTTGACTGTAAACATCTCACCTTGGCTGCTCGCAGTTGGCGCAGCAGCAATCTGGGCAGCATGGGGATACACGGGAGGTAAAAAACCATATGGCTACTTTGGTTTTGGTGAACTCTCTGTTTTTATCTTTTTTGGTCTAGTTGCAACTGTTGGTAGTTACTACATTCAAACGGAGCAGTTCAATTGGCAAATATTTTTACTATCTATGCCTGTTGGCACTTTATCCTGTGCGATCTTAGCGATTAACAATCTGCGCGATCTGCCACAAGATAAGTTGGTTGGTAAGCGAACTATGGCTGTTCGAATTGGGGAGAAAAACACTCGAGTATTTTTCATGTTGCTTTTGTTTACCGCTCAGCTCACTGCGCTTGCAGCTGCCGGTATTAATGCATGGGCCTTAATTACCCTTATTTGTGCTCCAATAACTTATCGGGTGGTTAAACAAGTTTTAAATGGCGCAGTCGGATCAGATCTAATCGAGGTGCTTTCTAAAACTGCAAAATTGCAGTTACTCATGGCAATTTTATTGGCCGCTGCACTAGCAATCTAA
- a CDS encoding PLD nuclease N-terminal domain-containing protein: protein MIKYLVIFAIVLDIYTLIDCAMTPQEKVRRFPKWAWLLIIVLTGFIGDIAWFIAGRPRKPRPNRGGKGRIIPPDDDPDFLRKL, encoded by the coding sequence ATGATTAAGTACCTGGTTATTTTTGCCATAGTTCTTGATATCTACACACTAATTGATTGCGCCATGACGCCTCAGGAAAAGGTGCGTAGATTTCCAAAATGGGCATGGCTGTTAATAATTGTTCTTACTGGATTTATTGGAGATATTGCTTGGTTCATTGCTGGTAGGCCAAGAAAGCCAAGACCAAATCGTGGTGGTAAAGGCAGAATTATTCCACCCGATGATGATCCAGATTTCTTAAGAAAGCTATAA
- a CDS encoding HAD family hydrolase, which translates to MALTEKRIAFFDVDNTLLKGSTLFFLGRGMYQRGFFNKKDISAFVLANIRYRLTGKENKEEIARFQNAATDFIKGHNVIEIEKIGQEIYEEYVSPAIWQGTVEIAKEHLSKDEEVWLVTATPLDMANLMAKRLGFTGALGTKAEVENGVYTGKIIGNLLHGREKSIAIKELATQRSVDLKNCYAYSDSHHDIPLLEAVGNPRAINPDALLKIRAYRDNWPIYDFRRARRIKKLLGPMAGRMAALGSLISPRKQKRKG; encoded by the coding sequence ATGGCGCTCACAGAAAAGCGAATTGCGTTTTTTGACGTCGACAACACCTTATTAAAGGGATCAACGCTCTTCTTTTTAGGCCGTGGCATGTATCAAAGAGGGTTTTTTAACAAAAAAGATATCTCAGCATTTGTTCTGGCCAATATCAGATATCGACTTACTGGAAAAGAAAATAAAGAAGAGATTGCTAGATTCCAAAATGCCGCAACTGATTTCATAAAAGGTCACAATGTAATTGAAATTGAAAAAATTGGTCAAGAGATTTATGAAGAGTATGTATCACCTGCAATTTGGCAAGGAACGGTTGAAATTGCAAAAGAGCATCTTTCAAAAGATGAAGAAGTTTGGCTAGTTACAGCTACCCCACTTGATATGGCTAATTTAATGGCAAAACGGTTAGGTTTTACTGGTGCACTTGGCACAAAAGCAGAGGTCGAAAATGGTGTTTATACTGGCAAAATTATTGGAAACCTTTTGCATGGACGAGAAAAATCTATAGCAATTAAAGAGTTGGCTACCCAAAGAAGTGTTGATTTAAAGAATTGCTATGCCTATTCAGATTCTCATCATGACATTCCTTTGCTTGAGGCAGTTGGCAATCCGCGGGCAATTAATCCCGACGCATTACTTAAAATCCGCGCTTACCGAGACAACTGGCCAATTTATGATTTTAGAAGAGCTAGACGTATTAAGAAATTACTCGGACCAATGGCTGGTCGAATGGCAGCACTTGGCTCACTTATCTCTCCGCGTAAGCAAAAACGTAAAGGGTAA
- a CDS encoding cytochrome c biogenesis CcdA family protein, whose translation MIEFLIDQIFEANLLVAMSVAAIAGLVSFFSPCVIPLVPGYLSYASGMSDVKSRSRVFLGSVLFVSGFTFLFVSYGVLFGGLGSKIAENSRPISIALGLLTISLGVIFLFNERFYRSFKPNWKMRSGLVFAPFLGFAFGIGWTPCIGPTLGAVQVLAIQSATAQRGAILSAAYCVGLGLPFILMGLFLDKAEPLRKFIASKGNMITKAGGLLLILIGILQVSNLWDQLMNSLRDLISGFIPII comes from the coding sequence ATGATTGAGTTTTTAATTGATCAAATATTTGAAGCTAACCTTTTAGTAGCTATGTCTGTTGCTGCTATAGCTGGTTTAGTTTCATTTTTTTCTCCGTGTGTTATTCCCTTAGTGCCGGGATATCTTTCTTACGCCTCAGGAATGAGTGATGTTAAGAGCAGGAGCCGGGTATTCCTTGGATCAGTTTTATTCGTCTCCGGATTTACTTTTCTATTTGTTTCATATGGAGTTCTATTTGGCGGATTAGGTTCAAAAATTGCTGAGAACTCAAGACCCATTTCAATCGCGCTTGGGTTACTTACCATTTCACTTGGAGTGATTTTCCTATTTAATGAAAGATTTTACCGAAGCTTTAAACCAAACTGGAAGATGCGAAGTGGATTAGTTTTTGCACCATTTCTTGGATTCGCTTTTGGAATTGGTTGGACTCCATGTATTGGTCCAACACTTGGTGCAGTACAAGTGCTTGCGATTCAAAGTGCAACAGCACAACGCGGAGCAATACTTTCTGCTGCTTATTGCGTAGGACTTGGTTTGCCATTTATTTTGATGGGATTATTCCTAGATAAAGCCGAACCATTAAGAAAATTCATTGCAAGTAAAGGAAATATGATTACTAAAGCAGGTGGCCTTTTACTGATACTAATCGGAATACTGCAGGTAAGTAATCTCTGGGATCAGTTAATGAATAGTTTACGAGATTTAATTAGCGGATTCATCCCAATAATCTAA
- a CDS encoding TlpA family protein disulfide reductase codes for MKIISVFISMLLLTSCSGGGLSAENENSFISGSGIATYVDKSERKSAPTLSGQTLTSGEIALEPKKVTVVNVWASWCAPCRAEAPVLQEFSINYPEVQFAGILTRDNISSAKAFYDNFKLTYPTFTDDSLLLGFGGSLIPNAIPTTLIIDKDGKVAVRISGEVTVAGLKKMLDKVLAND; via the coding sequence ATGAAGATTATTTCAGTATTTATCTCAATGCTCCTGTTAACTAGCTGCTCTGGCGGTGGGTTATCTGCTGAGAATGAGAATTCATTTATATCTGGTAGTGGAATTGCAACCTATGTTGATAAAAGTGAACGAAAATCTGCACCAACACTATCTGGTCAGACTTTAACTTCTGGCGAGATAGCACTTGAACCAAAGAAGGTAACAGTTGTAAATGTGTGGGCATCTTGGTGTGCACCATGCAGAGCTGAAGCACCTGTGCTTCAAGAATTTTCTATTAACTATCCAGAGGTTCAATTTGCTGGCATATTAACTCGAGACAATATTTCATCCGCCAAAGCTTTTTATGATAATTTCAAACTTACCTATCCAACATTTACAGATGATTCATTACTACTTGGGTTTGGTGGTTCATTGATACCAAATGCGATTCCAACAACTTTGATTATTGATAAAGATGGCAAAGTGGCTGTTCGAATCAGTGGTGAAGTAACTGTCGCTGGTTTAAAGAAGATGTTAGATAAGGTCTTGGCAAATGATTGA
- a CDS encoding helicase-associated domain-containing protein — protein sequence MSTVAITFADELRARSDEDLATVFKLRPDLVTPVPNDFSALAARASSTPSLVRALDSLNLWHYQIVEATCALPEPFKKSELVAVTSEETAFVLDHLWQMGLLYKEGNNFRTPTNLKLLIGEEPAGLGPISVKKFDFATLKQIPKASEEVLAKLTWGPPRGQIANIKKPGNAIGWLLENNVLVAIDSHTVALPREIAIKLRGGKIHKEIISTAANLKGKKVDQKQVDLAAVANISTILRWCEELLHNLSDEPPTALRTGGLGVRDLKRIAEHLGVDEACAGFVAELCYLGGLVVVDSDDQILPTSAFDIWLSKSAEERWFSLVVLWLDTSRASGLIGKATDKNIAPLGPELDRAGVSLIRRTTLKVLLDNPQISPEITSMQEIIKWWNPQRANNEFVEWNLREAEWLGITGQGVISTFGLNLLTEKEDLGIQSAMPKPVDHILIQADNSAVAPGPLTPELASEMGTIADIESRGGATVYRFSEGSIRRGLDHGKTGDQIKTFLSKISKTPMPQPLEYLIADVAKRHGRLRVGTAHSYIRCEDEGLVQQILHDKKCEHLRLRKIAPQVLVTEFELTEVIGELREYGYLPAAENAGGVLLSQPNLRRAKSRPKPPRIISEFSAPKDAIVLSAVKTIRAGERSRKVEPIVAGTSSNETLALINQYISEGKTLMISYADNNGGVSNRIIDPISISLGTLTARDEASDEIVQFRIPRINGVAPTLTVLGNKADLDL from the coding sequence ATGTCTACTGTCGCGATCACTTTTGCCGATGAGTTGCGCGCTAGATCAGATGAAGATTTAGCAACAGTATTTAAGTTAAGACCTGATTTAGTTACACCTGTTCCAAATGATTTTTCAGCTCTAGCCGCACGTGCCTCCTCCACCCCATCATTAGTTAGAGCACTTGATTCACTTAATCTTTGGCACTATCAAATAGTTGAAGCCACTTGCGCACTGCCAGAGCCGTTTAAAAAATCAGAACTAGTTGCAGTTACAAGCGAAGAAACAGCGTTTGTGCTGGATCACTTATGGCAGATGGGACTACTTTATAAAGAAGGTAATAACTTTCGCACTCCTACAAATTTAAAACTATTAATTGGTGAAGAGCCAGCCGGCCTTGGTCCAATTTCAGTTAAGAAGTTTGATTTTGCAACACTTAAACAAATTCCGAAAGCTTCGGAGGAGGTACTAGCAAAATTAACTTGGGGACCACCTAGGGGACAGATTGCCAACATCAAGAAGCCTGGAAACGCCATTGGTTGGTTATTAGAAAACAATGTATTAGTAGCAATTGATTCTCACACAGTTGCTCTTCCTAGAGAGATTGCCATAAAACTACGTGGCGGCAAGATTCATAAAGAGATCATCAGCACTGCAGCTAATTTAAAGGGTAAGAAAGTAGATCAAAAACAAGTAGATCTTGCAGCGGTAGCAAATATTTCAACCATTCTTCGCTGGTGTGAAGAGCTGCTACATAACCTTTCAGATGAACCACCAACCGCGTTACGTACAGGTGGTTTAGGAGTTCGAGATCTTAAAAGAATTGCAGAACATTTAGGAGTTGATGAAGCCTGTGCTGGATTTGTTGCAGAACTTTGTTACCTAGGTGGATTAGTTGTGGTTGATTCTGACGACCAAATTTTGCCCACCTCTGCCTTTGATATTTGGTTATCTAAATCAGCGGAGGAAAGATGGTTTTCACTCGTTGTGCTTTGGCTAGATACATCAAGGGCAAGTGGATTAATTGGAAAAGCTACTGATAAAAACATTGCACCTCTTGGTCCTGAGTTAGATCGAGCCGGAGTTTCACTAATTAGAAGAACAACACTAAAAGTATTGCTGGATAACCCGCAGATATCACCTGAAATTACTTCAATGCAAGAGATTATAAAATGGTGGAATCCACAACGAGCAAATAATGAGTTTGTGGAGTGGAATCTTCGTGAAGCAGAATGGCTAGGAATAACTGGCCAAGGCGTAATCTCAACTTTTGGTTTAAATCTACTAACTGAAAAAGAGGATTTAGGTATTCAATCTGCTATGCCAAAACCAGTTGATCATATTTTAATCCAAGCAGATAACAGCGCAGTCGCTCCTGGGCCACTAACTCCAGAGCTTGCTTCGGAAATGGGAACGATTGCAGATATTGAAAGCAGAGGTGGAGCAACTGTTTATCGCTTTAGTGAAGGATCTATCAGGCGTGGATTAGATCATGGCAAAACTGGTGATCAAATTAAAACATTCTTAAGCAAGATCTCAAAAACTCCAATGCCACAACCACTTGAATACTTAATCGCTGATGTTGCAAAACGACATGGCAGATTAAGAGTTGGAACCGCTCATTCATACATTAGATGTGAAGATGAGGGATTAGTTCAACAAATTTTGCATGATAAAAAATGTGAACACTTAAGACTAAGAAAGATTGCTCCACAAGTTTTAGTTACCGAGTTTGAACTTACAGAGGTAATTGGTGAGTTGCGTGAGTATGGCTACCTACCCGCTGCTGAAAATGCAGGCGGAGTTTTGTTATCTCAACCAAATTTAAGAAGAGCGAAATCAAGACCTAAACCACCTAGAATTATTTCTGAATTTAGTGCTCCGAAAGATGCAATAGTTTTATCAGCAGTTAAAACTATTAGGGCTGGCGAGCGCAGTCGTAAAGTTGAACCAATAGTTGCAGGCACCTCATCAAATGAAACTTTGGCACTGATCAATCAATATATAAGTGAAGGTAAAACTTTGATGATTAGTTACGCCGATAACAATGGTGGGGTTTCCAATCGAATTATCGATCCGATCTCAATCTCCCTGGGCACCCTTACCGCTCGGGATGAAGCCAGTGATGAAATTGTTCAGTTTCGCATTCCAAGGATCAATGGCGTAGCACCAACCCTCACGGTTTTGGGAAATAAGGCAGACTTAGACCTATGA
- the resB gene encoding cytochrome c biogenesis protein ResB yields the protein MRIALILLLLLAVAAIPGSLFPQRSQNPIQVKQFFIDNPQAAIWLDRFSMFEVFSSPWFSAIYLLLFISLIGCVLPRSIHHLKAIGAKPPLTPKYLDRMEHYAEVKKIDLDIVEKYLRKKHFRIRRDENSISAEKGYARESGNLLFHLSLVLILIAVGIGSLLGSRGDAIVNVGDRFINTPTSYDILGFGKYQAEDSLPPFSLTVKEFKAEYDPVTNAAIDYKLTVSTANPAGSAETTRIIKVNQPLAYGSTKIYLQANGHSPIVVVKDKSGKVIFDGPTPFLPQDANLSSIGAIKIPDMQPQIGFVASFLPTADRDPVRGGFSSYPEVLDPRLLVSIWKGDLGLNTGVPQSVYRIDTSKMERIGLKALVLNETYDFGEGSITFTGWKSWVNLQIVNDPGKGFALFGAILAILGLLISLFTRQRRIWVKQGRKTQVAGLAKNGIPGLEEEIADLIKEMSNER from the coding sequence ATGCGAATAGCGTTAATTTTATTGCTGCTATTAGCGGTAGCTGCAATTCCTGGATCACTTTTCCCACAACGTAGCCAAAATCCAATTCAAGTTAAGCAGTTCTTTATTGATAATCCACAAGCTGCAATTTGGCTTGATCGTTTCAGTATGTTTGAAGTGTTTAGCTCACCTTGGTTTAGCGCAATATATTTGCTGCTATTCATCTCCTTAATTGGATGCGTTTTACCTAGAAGCATTCATCACTTAAAAGCTATTGGAGCCAAACCTCCACTTACACCAAAGTATTTAGATCGTATGGAGCATTACGCAGAGGTTAAGAAAATTGATTTAGATATCGTCGAAAAGTACTTGAGAAAAAAGCACTTTCGAATCAGAAGAGATGAGAATTCGATATCAGCTGAAAAAGGCTATGCCCGAGAAAGTGGAAACTTACTGTTTCATCTTTCATTAGTTTTAATCCTTATTGCCGTAGGCATCGGCTCACTATTGGGCAGTAGAGGTGATGCAATAGTTAATGTGGGAGATCGTTTTATTAATACACCAACCTCTTATGACATTTTAGGATTTGGTAAGTATCAAGCAGAGGATTCATTGCCGCCATTTTCATTGACAGTTAAAGAGTTTAAAGCCGAGTATGACCCTGTTACAAACGCTGCTATTGATTACAAATTAACGGTATCAACTGCAAATCCGGCGGGATCAGCTGAAACCACAAGAATCATTAAAGTAAATCAACCACTTGCTTATGGAAGTACCAAAATTTATTTACAGGCTAACGGGCACTCACCAATAGTGGTGGTGAAAGATAAATCTGGAAAAGTTATTTTTGATGGGCCGACTCCATTTTTGCCGCAGGATGCAAACCTTTCATCAATTGGGGCGATAAAGATTCCTGATATGCAGCCGCAGATTGGTTTTGTCGCATCATTTCTTCCAACAGCAGATAGAGATCCAGTTCGAGGAGGATTCTCTTCATATCCTGAAGTATTAGATCCCCGTCTTTTGGTTTCAATTTGGAAGGGTGACCTTGGATTAAATACTGGAGTTCCACAATCTGTGTATCGCATTGATACCAGCAAGATGGAACGGATTGGACTTAAAGCTTTAGTATTAAATGAAACTTACGATTTTGGTGAGGGCAGTATCACATTTACAGGATGGAAATCTTGGGTTAACTTACAAATTGTTAACGATCCCGGAAAAGGTTTTGCACTATTTGGTGCAATACTTGCGATCTTGGGTTTACTGATTTCCTTATTTACAAGGCAACGAAGAATTTGGGTTAAGCAAGGCAGAAAGACTCAAGTTGCTGGTCTTGCTAAAAATGGAATACCAGGGCTTGAAGAAGAGATAGCAGATTTAATTAAGGAGATGAGTAATGAGCGATAA